In a genomic window of Streptomyces katrae:
- a CDS encoding RNA polymerase sigma-70 factor, translated as MSTETTDPATEAFVAHRNLLFTVAYEMLGSAADAEDVLQETWLRWAGVDLSQVREQRAYLVRITTRQALNRLRSLQRRKEAYVGQWLPEPLLTAPDVAEDAELAESVSMAMMLVLETLSPTERAVFVLREAFDFGYEEIAAAVDKTPAAVRQIAHRARKHVDARRPRQVVPASAASAAVESFLRAVETGDPQALLDVLAPDVVLIGDGGGLKQAALRPIGGADKVARFLLGGIGKTRLPLTLAPTVVNGSPALVAHLDGELDGIMAMRIDGDRVTGLYYVRNPEKLTRVLSETPLTLR; from the coding sequence ATGAGCACCGAGACCACCGACCCGGCGACCGAGGCGTTCGTCGCCCACCGCAACCTGCTGTTCACCGTCGCCTACGAGATGCTCGGATCGGCCGCCGACGCCGAGGACGTCCTCCAGGAGACCTGGCTGCGCTGGGCCGGCGTCGACCTGTCACAGGTCCGCGAGCAGCGCGCGTACCTGGTCCGCATCACCACCCGCCAGGCCCTCAACCGGCTGCGCAGCCTCCAGCGCCGCAAGGAGGCCTACGTCGGCCAGTGGCTGCCGGAGCCGCTGCTCACCGCCCCCGACGTCGCCGAGGACGCCGAGCTGGCCGAGAGCGTGTCGATGGCGATGATGCTGGTCCTAGAAACCCTCTCGCCGACCGAACGCGCCGTCTTCGTCCTGCGCGAGGCCTTCGACTTCGGCTACGAGGAGATCGCCGCCGCCGTCGACAAGACCCCGGCGGCCGTACGCCAGATCGCGCACCGGGCCCGCAAGCACGTCGACGCCCGCCGCCCGCGCCAGGTGGTCCCGGCGAGCGCGGCCTCCGCGGCGGTGGAGTCCTTCCTGCGGGCCGTGGAGACCGGGGACCCGCAGGCCCTCCTCGACGTGCTCGCCCCCGACGTGGTCCTCATCGGCGACGGCGGCGGCCTCAAGCAGGCCGCGCTCCGTCCGATCGGCGGCGCCGACAAGGTGGCCCGCTTCCTCCTCGGCGGCATCGGCAAGACGAGGCTGCCGCTCACCCTCGCCCCCACCGTGGTCAACGGCAGCCCCGCCCTCGTCGCCCATCTGGACGGCGAGCTCGACGGGATCATGGCGATGCGGATCGACGGCGACCGCGTGACCGGCCTCTACTACGTCCGCAATCCCGAGAAGCTGACCCGCGTCCTGTCCGAGACCCCGCTCACCCTGCGCTGA
- a CDS encoding NAD(P)/FAD-dependent oxidoreductase, translated as MSGKSTEVLVIGGGYAGVMAANRLTRRGDVAVTLVNPRPDFVHRIRLHQLAGGTDSAVVAYREVLAEGVRLVVDSVTRIDAAGRSVELASGARAGYDYLIYAVGSGSADPGVPGAAEHAHPLATFEEARRLRPLLEAASGQAPVVVAGGGPTGIETAAELAEEGRAVTLVCGGVLGPYLHARGRRSVAGRLAALGVTVLDGPGARVTEVAAGAVHLADGRELPSRVTVWTAGFGVPDLAVRSGLRTDALGRLLTDETLTSVDDERIVAAGDSAAPSGLPPRMSCQAAIPLGARAADTVLSRIAGERPGTLRQGFAGQCISLGRRDGIFQFATKADRAVWLHADGRLGAKLKELVCKGVVKHLAGEAHKPGAYKLHQVPGATRRKLLDARDAGEARDAGEARNAADARDAGVAATAGQAA; from the coding sequence ATGAGCGGCAAGAGCACCGAAGTCCTCGTCATCGGCGGCGGATACGCGGGTGTCATGGCGGCCAACCGGCTGACGCGGCGTGGTGACGTGGCGGTGACGCTGGTCAATCCGCGCCCGGACTTCGTACACCGGATCCGCCTCCACCAGCTGGCGGGCGGCACCGACTCGGCGGTGGTCGCCTACCGCGAGGTGCTGGCCGAGGGCGTGCGCCTGGTGGTCGACTCGGTGACGCGGATCGACGCGGCCGGGCGGTCGGTGGAGCTGGCTTCCGGTGCCAGGGCCGGTTACGACTACCTGATCTACGCGGTGGGCAGCGGCAGCGCCGATCCGGGCGTGCCGGGGGCCGCCGAGCACGCCCACCCGCTCGCGACCTTCGAGGAGGCGCGGCGGCTGCGCCCCCTGCTGGAGGCGGCCTCCGGGCAGGCCCCGGTCGTCGTGGCCGGCGGCGGTCCGACGGGCATCGAGACGGCCGCCGAGCTGGCCGAGGAGGGCCGTGCGGTGACCCTGGTGTGCGGCGGGGTCCTGGGCCCCTACCTCCACGCCCGGGGGCGGCGCTCGGTCGCCGGCCGCCTGGCGGCGCTCGGCGTCACCGTCCTGGACGGCCCCGGCGCGCGAGTGACGGAGGTGGCCGCCGGCGCCGTGCACCTGGCCGACGGCCGTGAACTGCCCAGCCGGGTGACCGTGTGGACCGCCGGCTTCGGCGTGCCGGACCTGGCGGTGCGCAGCGGGCTGCGCACCGACGCCCTGGGCCGGCTGCTCACGGACGAGACCCTGACCAGCGTGGACGACGAACGCATCGTCGCGGCCGGGGACTCGGCGGCGCCGTCGGGACTGCCGCCGCGGATGAGCTGCCAGGCCGCGATCCCGCTGGGCGCGCGGGCCGCGGACACCGTCCTGTCCCGGATCGCGGGTGAGCGGCCCGGGACGCTCAGGCAGGGGTTCGCGGGCCAGTGCATCAGCCTGGGCCGCCGCGACGGCATCTTCCAGTTCGCCACCAAGGCCGACCGTGCCGTGTGGCTCCACGCCGACGGCCGGCTCGGCGCGAAGCTCAAGGAGCTCGTCTGCAAGGGCGTCGTCAAGCACCTGGCCGGAGAGGCCCACAAGCCCGGCGCGTACAAGCTGCACCAGGTCCCGGGAGCCACCCGCCGGAAGCTGCTGGACGCACGCGACGCCGGAGAAGCACGCGACGCCGGGGAAGCGCGCAACGCCGCGGACGCGCGGGACGCCGGGGTGGCGGCGACCGCCGGACAGGCCGCCTGA
- a CDS encoding TetR/AcrR family transcriptional regulator, whose amino-acid sequence MTTEPAAAPTAAPAPAPARRAPAGAAVLREDVTEAIRAAVLAELAEAGFARMSIEGIARRAGVGKTAVYRRWKSKLHLVLDLIGAFATDGLPVPATGSLYGDVRALLEVMTHVLRHPVASAVIPDLLVEAARNPEIADAVRGALLDGQRRLAEGIVAEAVARGELADSASPERALDLAIGPLYWRQVVVGDSVPAAYLDGLARSAVAGLKAG is encoded by the coding sequence ATGACCACCGAGCCTGCCGCTGCCCCGACCGCCGCCCCCGCGCCCGCCCCGGCCCGCCGTGCCCCCGCCGGCGCGGCCGTCCTGCGCGAGGACGTGACGGAGGCGATCCGCGCCGCGGTGCTCGCGGAGCTGGCGGAGGCGGGCTTCGCCCGGATGTCCATCGAGGGCATCGCCCGCCGCGCCGGAGTCGGCAAGACGGCCGTGTACCGGCGCTGGAAGTCCAAGCTGCACCTGGTCCTCGACCTGATCGGCGCCTTCGCCACCGACGGCCTGCCCGTCCCCGCCACCGGCTCCCTCTACGGGGACGTCCGCGCCCTGCTGGAGGTGATGACCCATGTCCTGCGCCACCCCGTGGCCTCGGCGGTGATCCCCGACCTGCTGGTGGAGGCCGCCCGGAACCCGGAGATCGCCGACGCGGTGCGCGGGGCCCTGCTGGACGGCCAGCGCCGGCTCGCCGAGGGGATCGTCGCGGAGGCCGTCGCGCGCGGCGAACTGGCGGACTCCGCCTCCCCCGAGCGGGCCCTGGACCTGGCGATCGGGCCGCTGTACTGGCGGCAGGTCGTCGTGGGGGACTCCGTACCCGCCGCCTACCTGGACGGACTCGCCCGCTCGGCGGTGGCCGGGCTGAAGGCCGGCTGA
- a CDS encoding ABC transporter permease yields the protein MTRATSAPPAAAPTTAAELAAAHGLTLSGARPSLPGYVAQLWDRRHFVIAYATARMQATYSTAKLGQVWHLMTPLLNAAVYYFIFGLVMHASHGVPDYLPFLITGVFVWDFIGSSVNTGTRAVHSNLGLVRALHFPRASLPLSSVVQLFQQLLVTMGALVILLLAFGQVPSPAWLLALPALFLMAVFCAGCAMVMARVGSKNPDVSQLMPFVLRTWMYSSGVMWSIDAILRTDHLPHWVTMMLKLNPAAVYIDLMRFALIDSFKASQLPHHVWPIAIGWALFAGIGGFVYFWKAEEEYGRG from the coding sequence GTGACCCGAGCGACCTCCGCGCCACCCGCCGCGGCCCCCACCACCGCCGCGGAACTGGCGGCGGCCCACGGCCTGACCCTCAGCGGCGCCCGCCCCTCCCTCCCCGGCTACGTCGCACAGCTGTGGGACCGCCGCCACTTCGTGATCGCGTACGCCACCGCCCGGATGCAGGCCACGTACAGCACGGCCAAGCTCGGCCAGGTCTGGCACCTGATGACCCCGCTGCTCAACGCGGCCGTCTACTACTTCATCTTCGGCCTGGTCATGCACGCCAGCCACGGCGTGCCGGACTACCTGCCGTTCCTGATCACCGGCGTCTTCGTCTGGGACTTCATCGGCAGTTCGGTCAACACCGGCACCCGCGCCGTCCACAGCAACCTCGGGCTGGTCCGGGCCCTGCACTTCCCCCGGGCCAGCCTGCCCCTGTCCTCGGTGGTCCAGCTCTTCCAGCAGCTGCTCGTCACCATGGGCGCCCTGGTCATCCTGCTGCTGGCCTTCGGACAGGTCCCCTCCCCGGCCTGGCTGCTCGCCCTCCCGGCCCTCTTCCTGATGGCCGTCTTCTGCGCGGGCTGCGCCATGGTCATGGCCCGTGTCGGCAGCAAGAACCCCGACGTCAGCCAGCTGATGCCGTTCGTGCTCCGCACCTGGATGTACTCCTCGGGCGTGATGTGGTCCATCGACGCCATCCTGCGCACGGACCACCTGCCGCACTGGGTCACGATGATGCTCAAGCTCAACCCCGCGGCCGTCTACATCGACCTGATGCGCTTCGCGCTGATCGACAGCTTCAAGGCCTCGCAGCTGCCCCACCACGTCTGGCCGATCGCCATCGGCTGGGCCCTGTTCGCCGGCATCGGCGGCTTCGTCTACTTCTGGAAGGCAGAGGAGGAGTACGGCCGTGGCTGA
- a CDS encoding ABC transporter ATP-binding protein: MADTLTRTGAAPGAAADTRVPTVIADEVHVVYKVNSGTRKGGATAALSRIFSRKPAPGVREVHAVRGVSFTAYKGEAIGLIGTNGSGKSTLLKAIAGLQPVARGAVYSHGQPSLLGVNAALMNDLTGERNVVLGGLAMGMTKQQIRERYQDIVDFSGINEKGDFISLPMRTYSSGMGARLRFSIAAAKDHDVLMIDEALATGDAAFQRRSQARIEELRARAGTVFLVSHAIGTVRDTCDRAIWLESGVIRMDGPSKEVCDAYEAYTRG, translated from the coding sequence GTGGCTGACACCCTCACCCGCACCGGCGCCGCCCCCGGCGCCGCCGCCGACACCCGCGTGCCCACCGTCATCGCCGACGAGGTGCACGTCGTCTACAAGGTCAACTCCGGCACCCGCAAGGGCGGGGCCACCGCCGCGCTCAGCCGCATCTTCTCCCGCAAGCCCGCCCCCGGCGTCCGCGAGGTCCACGCCGTCCGCGGCGTCAGCTTCACCGCCTACAAGGGCGAGGCCATCGGCCTCATCGGCACCAACGGCTCCGGCAAGTCCACCCTCCTCAAGGCCATCGCCGGCCTCCAGCCGGTCGCCCGCGGAGCCGTCTACTCACACGGCCAGCCCTCCCTCCTCGGAGTGAACGCCGCCCTGATGAACGACCTCACCGGCGAACGCAACGTGGTCCTCGGCGGACTGGCGATGGGCATGACCAAACAGCAGATCCGCGAGCGCTACCAGGACATCGTCGACTTCTCCGGCATCAACGAGAAGGGCGACTTCATCTCCCTGCCCATGCGCACCTACTCCTCCGGCATGGGCGCCCGGCTGCGGTTCTCCATCGCCGCCGCCAAGGACCACGACGTCCTGATGATCGACGAGGCCCTCGCCACCGGCGACGCCGCCTTCCAGCGCCGCAGCCAGGCCCGCATCGAGGAACTCCGCGCCCGGGCCGGCACCGTCTTCCTCGTCAGCCACGCCATCGGCACCGTCCGCGACACCTGCGACCGGGCCATCTGGCTGGAGTCCGGCGTCATCCGCATGGACGGCCCCTCCAAGGAGGTCTGCGACGCCTACGAGGCGTACACCCGCGGCTAG